CTTGAAAGTCATGATCATGCCCAAAGCTATAACTTGTGCTTTCATCTTGAGCAGGCTTTGTCCAGTCTTGCCATGTCATGCCACGGTACATTTAACCGAACATAGCTTAAATCAAGTGTGTGGAACACAGTTCTACTAAATGAGCTGCAATAAGTACAATAAGTACAACCGTAACAAATATTGTTCCCGGCGCCACGGTTGCTGCGGGTGCCTACCCAGCATTGACGCGAAAGTCGGGGAGCCGAGCACAGTGTATTGACCAGCATGTTCAAGAAGCAGCCAGTGTTTCAGCGGGGGAAAAGGATAATGGGAGAAAGATGAGAAGGAAAACAATAGCAAAGCGCATTTTCGACCTCGAatatgaagaagaggaggaggaagaccctAAATATGAAGACTTTGGCATCACGACATCGCACAGCCAGCCTCCATGTGTACGTAAACGTTTAACGGTTATTTGTAGTCTGGTCTTTATACAGTAGCTGCCCATTCGGTGAGGAGCGAGTATTTGTCGCTCACTATTTATGTCGCTAATTACCCTACCCGGACTGTCTATTACAGCACAGACTGCAGAAGAGAAGAAAGCACACACACCCGGTGAAAGAGAACGTAGAAGAGAATCCACCATGCAACACCGCTCACCAGAAGTTGAAAACGAGGGTTTGGCTCGAATATTATCATACAATATTTTTGGGACAAAGTTTTCTCTAGTATCTGTCGGGGTTGGCACGCGTCTGCTCATTATGGTGGCATCATATGCCCATCTTGACCGACCGACATAAATCCTATTTGTACGTTAGTAATATAGCACCTCACTTCCTCGCTTGAGGGTTTACAACTTGGAAGCCACAaggctgtagtagtagtagtgacacaGAGAGCATTCACCTCTCAGCGGTGTTTTGTCATAATGGCGCTAATGTGAGAGAGCGGCATGGTGGGGGCAGCCATTGATCTCAATGATAGagcgaggaggagagggggagaggagagcaaaAACCTTTGGCAAGGGGAGGTGGTGAAAAGAACGACAAGCCAAGACAGCAACAAGTAACATGTTGCTGCTACTCCTAAATAAAAGAAGGATTCTGAATCATAGCTTTACAATgcaactttatttattttttggcaAGACATAAGAATTTATGAAGAATAATATTTTATCATCATCACAGGGATTTTCTGATGTTTCAATCTAGCTATGATTTTGACCATTACGGACCATAGCTGGCAATACATCAtataataaatcaaataaaaaaacactGACTGACCCACAATTACATATAAGTGAGACAACTTGTACGATTAATTTCTTATCTCCAAGCAGGTACTAGTGTCAGACAACCCCAGTGTCGAACGCATCGAGGATGGCGACTTCATGGCAGAGGTACACTGGATGATagcagtgtgcatgtgtgtgagtgcgtgtgtgagagCTTGCTTGTGGTTTAGACTTTCTATGTATGACTTTTTGACATCTTCATTTCTCTCAAGGGTCTTGGAGGCCTACAGTCACGCTCAAAGGCTGACCTGGTTGCCATGGTGCTGAGCATGCAGCGAGAGATGGACAACCTGAGGGAGCAAATCAGATGCCTCACAGGTGAGGGCCAGCAGGAGAAGTAGGaggaagttgcccctagacactgatctgagTTCATTTTTATATTTTCCCTGCTAATGATTAAGGTCAGGAGGGAGGAAATGCtgttcctagatctgtgcctaagaaCAACCCAGGATGCTTTAATCTCTTGGATTTTTGTGGGATTCATACTATGCTAGCGTGTGGAAAGTTGGCACGTAACCTGGAGGCCCTGATCGAGAGGACGGAGATGTGGTCGAGCAGCACGGACCGGAGAACTACATCTCCCAGCATGCCTGAGATCCTGGTGAGGAGTGGTGCCATGACAACGTCGGCCCTGCTGGCCTCTCCAGGGGTGCTGAACGGGTGCTGGGCGGGCAAACTagagcccccccacccccaccagaATGGATACCCTCCAGGGTCTCATGAGGGGGGTTCCCAGATCAACGGACCACCCCTCTATCAGGAGGTGATGAACCCTTTAAATGTTTTTGACGTCAAAAATATATGGCATAAGTTTTCAGGAGAGGTTAAAAACTGTACTAGAAGTCCTTTTTGATGTCATGCAATATGCAACATAATATCTATTCTTTGAAGTTGACTGAATAGGCCTTTGGTCTTTGACTTATAGCAGAATGCCAATATACAGCCGGGTCCAtaatgattggcacccttgataaagatgagccaagtagactgtataaaataaataatacaaatactgagctatattgtatgcaaaaaaaatgggaaatgtaattattttatactaatacaattgctcagagaaagagattttgtttaacaagtgatAAAATACAATATAAGGGTCAACATTTTtgccacccctgttttcaatactctagcaccctccccttgtgaggataatgacactgagcctttttctaaaatgtgttatgagttggagaacacgtCGGGAGGGCTttcagaccattcctccatacagcaTCTTTCCaggtccttgatatccttcgtctgcgcttatggactgccctcttcagttAAAACCACAACTTTTCAATGAggttcaagtccagagactgagCTGGCCATTGTGAAATGTTGATTTTGcagtcaattaaccatttctttgtgaattttgattagtgcttggggttattgtcttgctggaagatccacttaaggccaagtgtcagcctcctggcagaggcaaccagttttctttggctaaaatgtcctggtactgggtaaagttcatgatgccgttgaccataacaagggccccaggaacagtggaagcaaaatcattttgacccctatctcgttctctgagcaattgtattagtataaaataatataattgccaaaaatgtttagcttaaattatagctcagtatttgtcttttatttttttgacacagtcttttttgctcatctttatcaagggtgcaacAATTACTGACCCAACTGTATCTCTAAAATGGGATGGGCCACTACAATTTTAAAGATGCAACCTAATGTCTTATACCGTCCAGTTCATCACTGCGGAGCTGCTTGACCGCTGTAACACGGGGACCACTGCCCAGAAGCTGACCAATGACCTGCTCCGGGGCCTCTATGAGAGGGACTGCCTGGCCTCTCACTCCATCTCCGGCATCGTCAACAACAAGAGGGGCCAACCCAAGCCTGCCCTGCCTGCAGACGAGATCCAGGCAATACTGAGTAAGGTCTCGTCTGTACTACAGCCTGAGATAGCTAAACACATCACCTCATAACAGCTAAACACACCCCCCTCATAACAGCTAAACACATCCCCTCATAACAGCTAGTCACACCCCCTCATAACAGCTAGTCACACCCCCTCATAACAGCTAAACACACCCCCTCATAACAGCTAGTCACACCCCCCATAACAGCTAAACACACCCCCTCATAACAGCTTGTCACACCCCCTCATAACAGCTAGTCACACCCCCATAACAGCTAAACACACCCCCTCATAACAGCTAGTCACACCCCCCATAACAGCTAAACACATCCCCTCATAACAGCTAAACACATCCCCTCATAACAGCTAAACACATCCCCCTCATAACAGCTTGTCACACCCCCTCATAACAGCTAGTCACACCCCCCTCATAACAGCTAGTCACACCCCCCTCATAACAGCTAAACACACCCCCTCATAACAGCTAAACACATCCCCCTCATAACAGCTAAACACACCCCCCTCATAACAGCTAGTCACACCCCCCTCATAACAGCTAGTCACACCCCCCATACGGCAGTTGAACATGTCACATTTCTCGCACTTACCTCATGCTACAATGGAAATACTGTTCACATCAACTTCGTACTTTCCTATTAAAGTTAGTTGAATGCAGGGACTGTAAGTcgatctggataagagtgtctgcttaaTGACTACGGTAGCAGTGTTGTTGTTTCCGTTCGACTTCAAGTCTGCCATTGTCTGGGACCCGAACTGCCGTTTATAGACCACGGTATTCTAGGTACAGGCTTAGAGATGTATAGCGATCTCACCTTTGTATCTGTGCTATTATGGCATCTGACAACATGGGCTGCGCCATTGAGGCTATCACCATTTGAAAGATTTTGATGTTTTGAAGAAAAGCGTAAAGCAAATATTGGTGATTTACCCACACCTGCAGTGCTGGAGTCTTGAACCTAATCTTGTCATTCATTTATTGTGCCCACTAGATGGCGGTGATATAGCTTAAAGCCATTTACAAGCTAGACAAAACAATTTGCAGAAGACACCAATGCGCCAACAAAGCTCATCGCGAGCATCGACgcggctgaagtggagcgggtcgagagtttcaagttccttggtgtccacatcaccaacgaactatcatggtccaaacacaccaaaacagttgtgaagagggcatgacaacaccttttcccactcaggagatttggcatgggtcatgggttttggcatgggtctccagagtcacaaaaagttctacagctgcaccatcgagagcatcctgaccggctgcatcaccgcctggcttggtatctgaccgtaaggcgctgcagagggtagtgcatacggcccagtacatcactggggccaagcttcctgccatccaggacctatatactatgcggtgtcagaggaaggaccaaaaaattgtcacccaagtcatagacctttctctctgctaccgcatggcgagcggtacaggagcgccaagtctagcaccaaaaggctccttaaccgCTTCTGTCCCACCTCTGTTTTTACATTGCTGCCactcgttgtttattatctatgcatagtcactttacaaattaccttgactaacctatATCCCCGCGCATTTActcggtacctgtaccccctgtatatagcctcgttattgttatgtcattttcttgtgttactagtttatttagtaaatattttcttaactctatttcttgaactacattgttggttaagggcttgtaagtaagcatttcacagtaaggtctacacctgttgtattcggcacatgtgacaatacaatttaatttgattcGACAATGCTCTGATCATTGGCGGATCACCcccaacccataggaatccccacgcagttgactactttaaaatggcggAACCCCTTAATGGCAATGTCCTTGCAAAAACGGGTTATTTCCAAGTAATGATAACTTTACATCTCTATAGGtttctgacctttgacctctcacCCACAGGGGCGGTGCAGCACTACTTCCCAGGGAAGACGGACTCGGAGATCAAGGGCTACATCCGCCAGAAGCTGCAGAACGAAGCCAAGCGGCTCCGCAAGAAGCCTCATCTGGCCGTGAAGGTGGAGCCAGAGGCCGGGGCGGAGAGTACTTTCTACATCTAAGGGGTGTGGCCCCACCGAGCCCCACCCCCTGTTCCACCCAGGGAGTGAAGTGGCCCGCCCCTGTCCAGGTTAAAGTGCAATTATGGGAGAGAGACTCACATAATAACTGCTGTGAGAGGGAACCAAAATGGAGCAGCCTTATCAACACCAGTCTAGTCTATCTGTTTGCTTGTCCATTCCCAGCCatgtctctggtctgggagagaaATAGGCTAGTGAGGGAGGAGTCTATTTGTCTGACAATGTGATCATTCCAGGGGAAATGTTATTGACTCCAGTCTGATCGAGACTAGTTACTGCTCAGGTGAAGTTAGATGATACTGTAGCTTATTCTTCCTCTGCCCTCTGGCATCGTTCTCAAGcctcagctagccagccagcagtAGTAGGCCTAGTAGACGGCAAGTGATTTGTATCCAAGTTTAGTACTCTTGTTTCTTTGAAGGAGGTAGCAGTCAGTCCTGAACAACATGGCCGACAGCGAAGCTGCGCTGCACTCTGTGTCACTTCAGTTTGATTTACAGTATTGTCATTGACCTCGTGAAATGAACCTAGCCTTAGTATTGAATTAATTACAATGTTGCTGAATAAAAAATGACATTTTTTCCCCCCAAAGCATCATTGTGCTTTTCTTGCCATTTTTTTGCCATGATTCTGTCAGAACTAGACGAAACTAGAACTGATACTTACACGTCATGTTATCATAGCAGTAATGCCCTCAAGACATTTTAGAAATGTCTTAGTTTTTACATCTATGGTATCTTATAAAACATAACATTGAAATGATTTTAAAATGAAGAGATCTAACCTACCCTTTTCTAATGATTACTCTTTACGTTGCATGCTGCATCAAAATGAACCCCTAATTATTACCTAACAATTATGCGAATGCAACTGGAGACCAATAACTTGTCCAGATATTGGCCATAAGATTCAGCTGTCTTTCAAAAGGACCTGTGTTCTTCCTGAAGCCCCAGGATGAACAAGAGTTTTCCCCAGGTCCTCAGAGGAACCCAGCCTGGTCCTCACTCACCAGCTGTGCTCCTCACAAAAGACCCACAACGGAGAGGCTCCCACCGGGAACAAAGGAGGgcgtgggaaccacatatgctcCCTAATCAATACACCCCTGTCCTATCTCTCTTatcccacacccacacacactcagacagacgTATGTACGCCACAAATCTGCTCCGTCATTATCTGTGCTGCATGAAGCTAATCCATGTAGGTGTCAATATCACTGCAGATAAGTGTGTGACAATGGTTTGTGTAGGACCAGGGTTTATTTAGACCTGGGTTGGACAAGGGAGTGTGTCTTTTTAGACAATCGGTTATCTCAgccatcaaatcaaattatatttgtcacatgcaccgaatacaacaggtgtagactttaccgggaaatgcttacttacaagccctttcccaacaatgcagttacatTTGTAGAATTTTTACTAGCAAAAACTGAATTGgtaatacaataaaataacaataacggggctatatacaaggagcatGGTActgactcaatgtgcagggggtaggaggtagttgaggtaattacgGTAATAtgacatgtaggtaggggtaaaagtgactaggcaatcaggatagatatgcagagtagcagcagtgtatatgaagagtgtgtgtgtgtgtgtgtgtgtgtgtgtgtgtgtgtgtgtgtgtgtgtgtgtgtgtgtgtgtgtgtgtgtgtgtgtgtgtgtgtgtgtgtgtgtgtgtgtgtgtgtgtgtgtgtgtgtgaggcgtcaatatgtatttgtgtatgtgttttgtgtctgtgagtcacactccaacactcagacattattcaaaaacaaagcatttgtgtttagtgagtccgccagatcagaggcagtagggatgaccagggatgttctcctgataagtgtgcgaattggaccattttctgtcattttgagtgtcagggaaaatgtatggtgtaAAAAGTATATAATttactttaggaatgtagtgaagtaaaagtaaaagttgttagaaatatagtaaagtacagacgacttaagtagtacattaaagtatttttacttaagtactttacaccactgtattaTGCTACCCAATGCAGTCACACCATAAATATAAATTTGTGATACATCTTCTCTTTCAGTAGATTTTTGAGACCATCTAACATCTAGATAGTCATCTCTCAATTAAAGGAGGCAGAGGTTTCTCCTAGGGTGTGGCGGTAACGATCGGGCCTAGATAACTGTGGCCCCTTCAAGCCCCTCTTCTCTAAACCGTGGGGGCCATAGATAGATGTATAACCTTACCATGGCTCTCTCCCTGAACTGGGTCAGAAACAGCAGGGAGGGAAACAGATTAGATGTGTATTAAAAGTGAATTGAGTGTCTTTCCCCTGCTGTGATTTTTAATATATCATTTATGCCACGTTTCTGGTGGCAAGCAAACACATCCCACAATGCCTTGGAACGCAGGGCGCCAGGGTACCCACAGTGCCACACACGCACACCCCACCCACAGCGTTTACTTTACATTCATCTTCCATCTCTGTCAAACCGCAGACAAATATTTCTGGGGGGGAAATAGACTGTCTTAATTGACAGAAGAATGATTTGTCTTTGTTGTGAGTAGTTTGCCAACAATACATTTCTTCCAACAAAGTATTTTAGATTTGTAGCtctgtaaaatatgttttttctTCTGTAATATTAATGTATAACTGTTACAGTTAGGATTTGAAGTTGTTCTCTGCTCAAGAATGCTGTAAGCTATGAGCAATATTTCTTCAAATCAGCTTTATCCCAGTGAATGTATGTGGCCAGTCAGTTGGCGAGGAACACATGCTTTCCCAATGTCCTCAAGTGTGATGTGTCCCATAGACCGAGCATAGAGAGGCTTACAGATATTACAGTACTCAGAAATAGGACAGTATGGGATCTAATAACACTGATAAGAGTGGCTAACACGGTAGCTGCCCAGTCATCCACGCTAGCACTACTATCTTATTCATTTCACATGACACTCAGCAGACAAACCAGCGTCCTGTGATGTCACAACAACATTGGGGCCCATACAGTCATCACAGCAATGCAGGATAATGTTGTTGAGATGGGGTAATTTTCCTCAAGTCCCAAT
The sequence above is a segment of the Salvelinus alpinus chromosome 1, SLU_Salpinus.1, whole genome shotgun sequence genome. Coding sequences within it:
- the LOC139580004 gene encoding BEN domain-containing protein 6-like isoform X1, which produces MRRKTIAKRIFDLEYEEEEEEDPKYEDFGITTSHSQPPCHRLQKRRKHTHPVKENVEENPPCNTAHQKLKTRQVLVSDNPSVERIEDGDFMAEGLGGLQSRSKADLVAMVLSMQREMDNLREQIRCLTACGKLARNLEALIERTEMWSSSTDRRTTSPSMPEILVRSGAMTTSALLASPGVLNGCWAGKLEPPHPHQNGYPPGSHEGGSQINGPPLYQEFITAELLDRCNTGTTAQKLTNDLLRGLYERDCLASHSISGIVNNKRGQPKPALPADEIQAILRAVQHYFPGKTDSEIKGYIRQKLQNEAKRLRKKPHLAVKVEPEAGAESTFYI
- the LOC139580004 gene encoding BEN domain-containing protein 6-like isoform X2 translates to MRRKTIAKRIFDLEYEEEEEEDPKYEDFGITTSHSQPPCHRLQKRRKHTHPVKENVEENPPCNTAHQKLKTRVLVSDNPSVERIEDGDFMAEGLGGLQSRSKADLVAMVLSMQREMDNLREQIRCLTACGKLARNLEALIERTEMWSSSTDRRTTSPSMPEILVRSGAMTTSALLASPGVLNGCWAGKLEPPHPHQNGYPPGSHEGGSQINGPPLYQEFITAELLDRCNTGTTAQKLTNDLLRGLYERDCLASHSISGIVNNKRGQPKPALPADEIQAILRAVQHYFPGKTDSEIKGYIRQKLQNEAKRLRKKPHLAVKVEPEAGAESTFYI